The Canis aureus isolate CA01 chromosome 24, VMU_Caureus_v.1.0, whole genome shotgun sequence genome includes a window with the following:
- the SFTPC gene encoding surfactant protein C isoform X1, giving the protein MRGEGACSKMDVGSKEVLIESPPDYSAAPRGRLGIPCFPSSLKRLLIIVVVIVLVVVVIVGALLMGLHMSQKHTEMVLEMSMGGPEAQQRLALQERVGTTATFSIGSTGIVVYDYQRLLIAYKPAPGTCCYIMKMTPENIPSLEALTRKFQDFQVKPAVSTSKLGQEEGHDAGSASPGDPLDFLGTTVSTLCGEVPLFYI; this is encoded by the exons ATGAGAGGGGAAGGTGCCTGCAGCAAGATGGATGTGGGCAGCAAGGAGGTCTTGATCGAGAGCCCGCCG GACTACTCAGCAGCTCCCCGGGGCCGGTTGGGCATCCCCTGCTTCCCTTCGTCCCTCAAACGCCTGCTCATCATCGTAGTAGTGATAGTCCTTGTGGTCGTGGTGATTGTCGGCGCTCTGCTAATGGGTCTTCACATGAGCCAGAAACACACTGAGATG GTCCTAGAGATGAGCATGGGGGGGCCAGAAGCCCAGCAGCGCCTGGCCCTGCAGGAGCGTGTGGGCACCACTGCCACCTTCTCCATTGGCTCCACTGGCATCGTAGTGTATGACTACCAGCGG CTCCTGATTGCCTATAAGCCAGCCCCGGGAACCTGTTGCTACATCATGAAGATGACTCCAGAGAACATCCCAAGTCTTGAGGCTCTCACTAGAAAGTTTCAGGACTTCCAG GTCAAGCCAGCGGTGTCTACCTCTAAGCTGGGACAGGAGGAGGGCCATGATGCTGGCTCAGCATCCCCTGGGGATCCTCTGGACTTCCTGGGCACCACAGTGAGCACCCTGTGTGGTGAGGTGCCCCTCTTCTAcatctag
- the LGI3 gene encoding leucine-rich repeat LGI family member 3 gives MAGPRAGRGSGLGLGLGLGLLALSALGCCLMLQVGAKRPPKTPPCPPSCSCTRDTAFCVDSKAVPRNLPSEVISLTLVNAAFSEIQDGAFSHLPLLQFLLLNSNKFTLIGDNAFTGLSHLQYLFIENNDIWALSKFTFRGLKSLTHLSLANNNLQTLPRDIFRPLDILSDLDLRGNSLNCDCKVKWLVEWLAHTNTTVAPIYCASPPRFQEHKVQDLPLREFDCITTDFVLYQTLPFPAVSAEPFLYSSDLYLALAQPGASACSVLKWDYVERQLRDYDRIPAPSAVHCKPMVVDSQLYVIVAQLFGGSYIYHWDPNTTRFTKLQDIDPQRVRKPNDLEAFRIDGDWYFAVADSSKAGATSLYRWHQNGFYSHQALHAWHRDTDLEFVDGEGKPRLIVSSSSQAPVIYQWSRTQKQFVAQGEVSQVPDAQAVKHFRAGRDSYLCLSRYIGDSKILRWEGTRFSEVQALPSRGSLAMQPFLVGGRRYLALGSDFSFTQIYQWDEGRQKFVRFQELAVQAPRAFCYMPAGDAQLLLAPSFKGQTLVYRHVVVDLSA, from the exons ATGGCGGGGCCGCGCGCCGGCCGGGGCtccgggctcgggctcgggctcgggctagGGCTGCTGGCGCTGTCCGCGCTCGGCTGCTGTCTGATGCTGCAAGTCGGCGCCAAGAGGCCCCCCAAGACGCCCCCCTGCCCGCCCAGCTGCTCCTGCACCAGGGACACCGCCTTCTGCGTGGACTCTAAGGCAGTGCCCAGGAACCTGCCCTCCGAGGTCATCTCTCT GACGCTGGTGAATGCTGCCTTCTCTGAGATCCAGGATGGAGCGTTTTCCCACCTGCCACTGCTGCAGTTCCT gTTACTCAACTCCAACAAGTTTACTCTGATTGGAGACAACGCTTTCACAGGACTGTCACACCTCCAGTACCT CTTCATTGAGAATAATGACATCTGGGCACTCTCCAAGTTCACCTTCAGAGGACTCAAGTCTTTGACACACCT ATCACTGGCCAACAATAACCTGCAGACACTGCCTAGAGACATCTTTCGGCCCCTGGACATCCTGAGTGACTT GGACCTGCGGGGCAACTCGCTCAACTGCGACTGCAAGGTGAAGTGGCTGGTGGAGTGGCTGGCACACACCAACACCACTGTGGCCCCCATCTATTGCGCCAGCCCTCCTCGCTTCCAAGAGCACAAGGTGCAGGACCTGCCACTGCGGGAATTCGACTGCATCACCACGG ATTTCGTGCTGTACCAGACCCTGCCTTTCCCAGCAGTGTCAGCCGAGCCCTTCCTTTACTCCAGTGACCTCTATTTGGCTCTGGCCCAGCCAGGTGCCAGTGCTTGCAGTGTTCTCAAGTGGGACTATGTTGAACGGCAGCTTCGAGATTATGATAGAATCCCAG ccccctccgcggtgCACTGCAAGCCAATGGTGGTAGACAGCCAGCTGTACGTGATTGTGGCCCAGCTGTTTGGTGGCTCTTACATTTACCACTGGGACCCCAACACCACGCGCTTCACCAAGCTGCAGGACATCGACCCACAGCGTGTGCGCAAGCCCAACGACCTAGAGGCTTTCCGCATCGACGGCGACTGGTACTTTGCCGTGGCCGACAGCTCCAAGGCGGGGGCCACCAGCCTCTACCGCTGGCACCAGAATGGCTTCTATTCCCACCAGGCCCTGCACGCCTGGCACCGAGACACCGACCTGGAGTTTGTGGATGGTGAGGGCAAACCACGGTTGATTGTGTCCAGTAGCTCGCAGGCACCTGTGATCTATCAGTGGAGCCGCACCCAGAAGCAGTTTGTGGCTCAGGGTGAGGTGAGCCAGGTGCCCGATGCCCAGGCTGTGAAACACTTCCGTGCCGGGCGCGACAGCTACCTGTGCCTCAGCCGTTACATCGGCGACTCTAAGATCCTGCGCTGGGAGGGCACCCGCTTCTCCGAGGTGCAGGCCCTGCCCTCCCGGGGCTCCCTGGCCATGCAGCCCTTCCTCGTGGGTGGCCGCCGCTACCTGGCGCTGGGGAGTGATTTCTCCTTCACGCAGATCTACCAGTGGGATGAGGGGCGCCAAAAGTTCGTGCGGTTCCAGGAGCTGGCTGTGCAGGCCCCACGGGCATTCTGCTACATGCCTGCGGGGGACGCCCAGCTGCTCCTGGCCCCCAGCTTCAAGGGACAGACGCTCGTGTACCGGCACGTAGTGGTGGACCTCAGTGCCTAG
- the SFTPC gene encoding surfactant protein C isoform X2: MRGEGACSKMDVGSKEVLIESPPVLEMSMGGPEAQQRLALQERVGTTATFSIGSTGIVVYDYQRLLIAYKPAPGTCCYIMKMTPENIPSLEALTRKFQDFQVKPAVSTSKLGQEEGHDAGSASPGDPLDFLGTTVSTLCGEVPLFYI, from the exons ATGAGAGGGGAAGGTGCCTGCAGCAAGATGGATGTGGGCAGCAAGGAGGTCTTGATCGAGAGCCCGCCG GTCCTAGAGATGAGCATGGGGGGGCCAGAAGCCCAGCAGCGCCTGGCCCTGCAGGAGCGTGTGGGCACCACTGCCACCTTCTCCATTGGCTCCACTGGCATCGTAGTGTATGACTACCAGCGG CTCCTGATTGCCTATAAGCCAGCCCCGGGAACCTGTTGCTACATCATGAAGATGACTCCAGAGAACATCCCAAGTCTTGAGGCTCTCACTAGAAAGTTTCAGGACTTCCAG GTCAAGCCAGCGGTGTCTACCTCTAAGCTGGGACAGGAGGAGGGCCATGATGCTGGCTCAGCATCCCCTGGGGATCCTCTGGACTTCCTGGGCACCACAGTGAGCACCCTGTGTGGTGAGGTGCCCCTCTTCTAcatctag